The following are from one region of the Cystobacter fuscus DSM 2262 genome:
- a CDS encoding FAD-dependent monooxygenase: MSRQPNPQVVIIGAGPAGMMLAYQLVSNGVPVRVLERHPDFEREFRGELIQPAALGPLEALGLLPLLVERGVALPNIERRLFVGERRRVMVPGGQERGSLISQAGFLQVLHELCGRHPHYRLDFGTTALRTVRENGRVVALETRHEGAEGRVEGELFVDCSGRNSGLRKDVGLQVESTQVPADVVWLRFDFSDQPQALPEGVDVHMFGKGVVTVLFPTTRSRLQVAYSAPGDLGGLRKNIPELRRQLLPTIPARLRPHVEAKLDERTESQFLRVIVDRLERWFVPGLLFLGDAAHTMSPSGGQGLNLALRDSFAAANHLLDAIRGGQPLDEAVFQKIEAERRPEAERIQAMQTRVHRMVMAPMFVEHLMFTVLGLVLRLSKKASQGGQGFAPVEVRYGVPVSRLP, encoded by the coding sequence ATGTCACGGCAACCGAATCCCCAGGTGGTCATCATCGGCGCGGGCCCGGCCGGCATGATGCTCGCCTATCAACTGGTCTCCAATGGCGTCCCGGTTCGCGTGCTCGAACGGCACCCCGACTTCGAGCGCGAGTTCCGCGGCGAGCTCATCCAGCCCGCGGCGCTCGGTCCACTGGAGGCGCTCGGCCTGCTCCCCCTGCTCGTGGAGCGCGGGGTGGCGCTCCCGAACATCGAGCGGCGGCTGTTCGTGGGGGAGCGTCGGCGCGTCATGGTCCCGGGCGGCCAGGAGCGCGGGTCGTTGATCTCCCAGGCCGGGTTCCTCCAGGTCCTCCACGAGCTGTGTGGCCGCCATCCGCACTACCGGCTCGACTTCGGCACCACCGCCCTCCGGACGGTGCGTGAGAACGGGCGGGTGGTGGCACTCGAGACGCGCCATGAAGGCGCCGAGGGCCGTGTCGAGGGCGAGCTCTTCGTGGACTGTAGTGGCCGGAACAGTGGGTTGCGCAAGGACGTGGGCCTCCAGGTCGAGTCCACCCAGGTGCCCGCGGATGTGGTGTGGCTGCGCTTCGACTTCTCGGACCAGCCCCAGGCGCTCCCCGAGGGCGTGGACGTCCACATGTTCGGCAAGGGCGTGGTGACCGTGCTCTTCCCGACGACGCGCTCGCGGCTCCAGGTGGCCTACAGCGCGCCTGGGGATCTCGGTGGGCTGCGCAAGAACATCCCCGAGCTGCGGCGCCAACTGCTGCCGACGATCCCCGCCCGGTTGCGCCCCCACGTCGAGGCGAAGCTCGATGAGCGCACCGAGAGCCAGTTCCTCCGCGTCATCGTCGACAGGCTGGAGCGCTGGTTCGTGCCCGGGCTGCTGTTCCTGGGAGACGCGGCGCACACCATGTCTCCCTCCGGAGGGCAGGGCTTGAACCTGGCGCTGCGCGACAGCTTCGCCGCCGCCAACCACCTGCTCGACGCGATCCGCGGGGGCCAGCCCCTCGATGAGGCGGTCTTCCAGAAGATCGAGGCCGAGCGCCGCCCCGAGGCCGAGCGGATCCAGGCCATGCAGACCCGCGTGCACCGCATGGTCATGGCACCGATGTTCGTCGAGCACCTCATGTTCACCGTGCTCGGCCTCGTGCTCCGGCTGTCGAAGAAGGCGAGCCAGGGAGGCCAGGGCTTCGCCCCGGTCGAGGTCCGTTACGGCGTTCCGGTCTCGCGGCTTCCCTGA